A genomic stretch from Carbonactinospora thermoautotrophica includes:
- the rplB gene encoding 50S ribosomal protein L2, whose product MGIRKYKPTTPGRRGASVADFVEITRSEPEKSLVRPLHNKGGRNNHGRVTARHQGGGHKRAYRVIDFRRDDKDGVPAKVAHIEYDPNRTARIALLHYFDGEKRYIIAPNKLKQGDIVENGPQADIKPGNNLPLRNIPVGTFVHCIELRPGGGAKIARAAGASVQLVAKEGPYAQLRMPSGEIRNVDVRCRATVGEVGNAEQSNINWGKAGRMRWKGKRPSVRGVAMNPIDHPHGGGEGKTSGGRHPVSPWGKPEGRTRRAKKPSDKFIVRRRKANKKR is encoded by the coding sequence ATGGGCATCCGCAAGTACAAGCCGACGACGCCGGGCCGTCGTGGCGCCAGCGTTGCCGACTTCGTCGAGATCACGCGGTCGGAGCCGGAGAAGTCGCTGGTCCGTCCCCTGCACAACAAGGGCGGCCGCAACAACCACGGCCGCGTGACCGCCCGCCACCAGGGCGGTGGTCACAAGCGGGCGTACCGGGTCATCGACTTCCGCCGCGACGACAAGGACGGCGTGCCGGCGAAGGTCGCGCACATCGAGTACGACCCGAACCGCACCGCGCGCATCGCGCTGCTGCACTACTTCGACGGCGAGAAGCGCTACATCATCGCGCCGAACAAGCTGAAGCAGGGCGACATCGTCGAGAACGGTCCGCAGGCGGACATCAAGCCGGGCAACAACCTGCCGCTGCGGAACATCCCGGTCGGCACGTTCGTGCACTGCATCGAGCTGCGTCCGGGCGGCGGCGCCAAGATCGCCCGCGCGGCCGGCGCCAGCGTGCAGCTGGTCGCGAAGGAGGGCCCGTACGCCCAGCTGCGGATGCCGTCGGGCGAGATCCGCAACGTCGACGTGCGCTGCCGCGCGACGGTCGGCGAGGTCGGCAACGCCGAGCAGTCGAACATCAACTGGGGCAAGGCCGGCCGGATGCGGTGGAAGGGCAAGCGTCCCTCGGTCCGAGGCGTCGCGATGAACCCGATCGACCACCCGCACGGTGGTGGTGAGGGCAAGACGTCCGGTGGTCGTCACCCGGTGAGTCCCTGGGGCAAGCCCGAGGGCCGTACCCGGCGGGCGAAGAAGCCGAGCGACAAGTTCATCGTCCGTCGCCGTAAGGCCAACAAGAAGCGCTAG
- the rplW gene encoding 50S ribosomal protein L23: protein MNLNRDPRDILLAPVVSEKSYGLLDENKYTFLVHPEANKTEIKIAVEKVFGVKVKNVNTINRQGKRKRTRFGYGKRKDTKRAIVTVAEGDRIDIFGGPVS, encoded by the coding sequence GTGAACCTGAACCGCGACCCGCGCGACATCCTGCTCGCCCCCGTCGTCTCCGAGAAGAGCTACGGCCTGTTGGACGAGAACAAGTACACGTTCCTCGTCCACCCGGAGGCCAACAAGACCGAGATCAAGATCGCGGTCGAGAAGGTGTTCGGCGTCAAGGTCAAGAACGTGAACACCATCAACCGGCAGGGCAAGCGCAAGCGCACCCGTTTCGGTTACGGCAAGCGTAAGGACACCAAGCGCGCCATCGTGACCGTGGCCGAAGGCGACCGGATCGACATCTTCGGTGGACCGGTCTCCTGA
- the rplD gene encoding 50S ribosomal protein L4, protein MSTVNVLSPAGEITGTVELPAEIFDVQVNVPLIHQVVVAQLAAARQGTHDTKTRGEVSGGGKKPYRQKGTGRARQGSIRAPQFTGGGTVHGPTPRNYEQRTPKKMKAAALRGALTDRARNGRVHVVSSFIEGDVPSTKAGLQALRRLTERKHVLVVVERDDELTWKSLRNLPEVHLIAPDQLNTYDVMVSDDVVFTEAAFQRFISGSPKGKSVTAVARESEVAESEEAAQ, encoded by the coding sequence ATGAGCACTGTGAACGTTCTGTCGCCCGCCGGCGAGATCACCGGCACGGTCGAGCTCCCGGCGGAGATCTTCGACGTCCAGGTCAACGTGCCGTTGATCCACCAGGTCGTGGTGGCACAGCTCGCCGCGGCGCGCCAGGGTACACACGACACCAAGACCCGTGGCGAGGTCAGCGGCGGCGGCAAGAAGCCGTACCGCCAGAAGGGCACCGGCCGGGCCCGCCAGGGCTCGATCCGGGCGCCGCAGTTCACCGGCGGAGGCACCGTGCACGGCCCGACGCCGCGCAACTACGAGCAGCGGACGCCGAAGAAGATGAAGGCGGCCGCGCTGCGCGGCGCGCTGACCGACCGGGCGCGCAACGGCCGCGTGCACGTGGTGTCGTCCTTCATCGAGGGTGACGTGCCGTCGACCAAGGCCGGTCTGCAGGCGCTCCGGCGGCTGACCGAGCGCAAGCACGTGCTCGTGGTCGTCGAGCGGGACGACGAGCTGACCTGGAAGAGCCTGCGGAACCTGCCCGAGGTGCACCTGATCGCCCCGGACCAGCTCAACACGTACGACGTGATGGTCTCGGACGACGTGGTGTTCACCGAGGCCGCGTTCCAGCGGTTCATCAGCGGCTCGCCCAAGGGCAAGTCGGTGACCGCCGTGGCCCGCGAGAGCGAGGTCGCCGAGAGCGAGGAGGCCGCCCAGTGA
- the rplC gene encoding 50S ribosomal protein L3 gives MAKQIKGVLGEKLGMTQVWDENNRVVPVTVVKAGPCVVTQVRTPEKDGYSAVQIAYGAIDPRKVTKPLAGHFEKAGVTPRRHLVELRTDDASEYTLGQEITVDIFEAGQKVDVVGTSKGKGTAGVMKRHGFGGLGASHGTQRKHRSPGSIGACATPGRVFKGLRMAGRMGGERVTVQNLTVHAVDAEKGILLIKGAVPGPNGGLVLVKTAAKAAQPVGAAE, from the coding sequence ATGGCCAAGCAGATTAAGGGCGTCCTGGGCGAGAAGCTCGGCATGACCCAGGTCTGGGACGAGAACAACCGCGTCGTTCCGGTGACCGTGGTCAAGGCCGGGCCCTGCGTCGTGACCCAGGTACGTACCCCCGAGAAGGACGGCTACTCAGCCGTCCAGATCGCGTACGGCGCGATCGACCCGCGCAAGGTCACGAAGCCGCTCGCCGGTCACTTCGAGAAGGCCGGGGTGACTCCGCGACGTCACCTCGTCGAGCTGCGTACGGACGACGCGAGCGAGTACACGCTCGGCCAGGAGATCACGGTCGACATCTTCGAAGCCGGCCAGAAGGTCGACGTCGTCGGCACCAGCAAGGGCAAGGGCACCGCGGGTGTCATGAAGCGCCACGGGTTCGGCGGTCTGGGCGCCTCGCACGGTACCCAGCGCAAGCACCGCTCGCCGGGTTCGATCGGCGCGTGCGCCACGCCGGGCCGCGTGTTCAAGGGCCTGCGGATGGCCGGCCGGATGGGTGGCGAGCGCGTGACCGTGCAGAACCTGACCGTTCACGCCGTGGACGCGGAGAAGGGCATCCTCTTGATCAAGGGTGCCGTCCCCGGTCCGAACGGCGGGCTCGTCCTGGTGAAGACCGCGGCCAAGGCCGCTCAGCCTGTGGGGGCCGCCGAATGA